The DNA window AATCAAATTACCTGCAGGTTATAGTATATTTTAAGTTTTGAAGCGATGTTCTGGTCTTTAAATTTACCACATCAGCCTTCaaagtcaaatgaaatgtgtgtcGAATCACATTTTCACGTCATGTCACatcacatttttcaaacattctGGATCAGTTTAAAGTCTGAGTTCAGCAGCAAGAAGCAGAAGCACAGAACCTGCGAGGGACATCACCTCAGCacctttgtgtgtgcatgtgtgggtcaTTAGCCAGTGTgcttgtgtggttgtgtgtgtgtgtgtgtgtgtgcatatgtcaGTCTGTAAGAACCAAGTAATGACAGATTAGCAACAACAGGCTCAAAAGCCCCTGAGGCAGGGAAAGCGAAGGAGCAGCTGGTGCTGGAAGttgaaatataaacacaaagaagGGAAGTTAAATAGTGAGACAGAGTCAGTTTCCAGGAACTGGCCGATAGTTTGTTCTAAACGACTTAGTGAATTGGAAGAAGGACTTTATAATCAACTTTAGAGAGATGCAGCAGGAAGTGAGTGAGGCTGTGGTGACGTGATGATGTTTTCTGATTCATTCAAGTGTTCAAGCTTTCCACATTTGAATAAATTGTGGATAAATTATTGTGGAGAGAATGAAAAGCCTATTGTGGTAATCAACTCTGAGGCAAACAATggctttaaattaagttttctaggtcagcagaggaggaaatgtcTTTATTGTGAGGAGGGAGCTATCTCggatgaaaaaatgttttggataTTGACGTGACTGTCAGAGGAGTGTGGATCAAAGCGGTTTGAACAGCTTCCTGTGGtaaatctgcagcaactgacaATGCAAGGAACAGAAAGAAAGGAAGCTCATTCTAGAGCTGAAATTTGCATTTCACCTCACCTgtgatgaaggagaggaggcggcttcacagacattttgaatgtgtaaaaaaaaagatgatctgagctttttaaaagtgaatatATTCACctgtgtttcagtgtcacaATATAAGAATGTACTGTTGTAGTGGCCATTAGTGTGTAGCACAATCAAGCATTCCAGTGGTTTATTGTGGACATAAATATGTGGCTGAATTCAACACAATCTCTTATAAaagtcattaaataaaaaaaccccACTCTGATTAGAAAAATGCTCCTTTCCCATCTATTAGTCACAACTAAAATCATTCCATTATTTAGCGTCAAGGAAAGTTTGTACAAGCAAGAGGTATAAAAAAAGCTGAGTTTATGAACTGAATAATTTACATGGGATTAGAGGAAAAGGTGCGGAGGCCGAGGGAGGCAAGAAAGAATATGATACTCTCATGCAAACTTACAGTATACGCTCTCTAATTTATAAACGGCTACTGGGAGCTGACTGCAAGCAAAATGGAAACACTTTTGTTATGCATTGAAATATGGTAATGATGCCTGTGCATTTCTATCATTCCTCATAAAAGAAAGGTTTACAATGAGACATCTGAAGGGGGCAACACATTTTACTGTTGGGCTATTTTGATGATTGATGCTCTCTGAGACGTGCAAATCCTAAAAATACCAACAAGGCAATATACTGTAGCTGAGGCCaccttttaattttttattcaaatttgatgttttttctgcTTCACAAAAACTTCTTCTACATCTTGAGTGAAGAATTAAGATGAAAACAGGATAAACTCAGTGAATTCAGCTCACAAAGCATCATGTTGTTTAAAAGTGAGAAAATACATTATCATGATGAAgctgatttgattaaaaaaggGTAACATATATCCACCTTGCAGAAAGTGGTGCAATTAATAGTGTGTCCAACAAAGACACGAGGCCTGAGGAGCAGAAAGAACTGTAAGTATTGCAACAATGCTCTGAGGCAGGATCGTAAAACTGTCCGAGAGTTGAACATCTCAGGGGGAGGCTGACAATCCATATTCATCCtctaaacacagtgaggagttTCTAAATCTTATCAAAAATGCAAAAGAAGGCATTAATGTGGCTATAAATCAAAAGATGATCAGACTACAGAGCACAACCCCCACTGCCATTTCATTTAGACTGGAACAAACACAAGACATTCAATCTTAAGagcaatgaaaatgaaaataagactGTGTTCCTGCTAGATAGATTCATTGAACAATTACACTGTCCCATGCTGCGGAGAATCTGCAATTCAACACTTCACTTTCTTACATTGGCAAATCaatatctgtttgtttttttttgcactttaaTAGCTATGTAGAAATATGAGTGTTTATTAAATGTTATGAGTCGTAGAGACGGAGGAATGGATGAGAGTGGTGCTTCATTACCTGTATCTCTCTGGCGTGGTAAATGATAATCAGCCCCAGGAGGATGATTGTAGAAAGGCTTATCAGGCATTTTAGAGCTAATGAATACAGGGACTCCTGGAAAAGAGCAATAACACTAAagccaaacaaaacacagcatCATGACATCTACAAAATATGGACTCACATGAAGAGAATACATGAAAAGTGGTTAAGAAATTTAGCTTCTGCAAGAAATCCTGACATAACATCTTCTATTGTGGGGTTCCCACTCACAGTTGGACAGCAGAGGGCCTTTTGGCCTGCATGTGACAGGCAGTGTGACTACATGTAGTTTAGTGACAGCCTGCTTTTCTTTAACACTTTGAGTCAGAAGTTGTTATGTGCTCCCTCAGTCACATGCCACTAAATTAACTCTGGACTGCACAGCATGAGCTCCGAGAAAATACGCACCTTTCCATAGGCTCCCCATGAGAGTTCAGTCTCTATAACCATAACAACGATCCCAAACATCCCAAAGATTAAAGCATAGTCGCTGAGACGCTTCCTCTTCTCGAACAGGGCCCTCCGGTGCCCGAGCTTCTCCCCAATGTTCtggttcttcttcttccccgATTTGCCGCCGCTGTGGCCGCAGCCTCCCCCCGCGTCCCCCGATGCGTAAGGCATCAGGGTGGTGGAATTGTTCTCCGGCTTGGACGACAGAGGGTCCGATGCATCCGCGGCTGAGATgggctgcagaggctgggactCGGAATCAAACTCGTGTATGTTTCTGCGGGACGAGCTCAAGTTGCTCAGCGGACGCATGACGCCGCCGTTGTATCTGCAGCTGCTCATGGCTATTTCATTGTAGGAGTTACTGTCTTTGTGGCCGCTGCCCAGGCTGCCCCGACCGcggcactgctgctgctgctgctgatggtgaggaggaggaggaggaggaggcggaggatgGTGTCTGGATGAACTACCATGACTAGAAGGTGTGAACTCGCACACGCTGTACTGGCAACCTTGCCTGGAAGACGTCTCCGAAGGTGTCCTCAAAGTTCCCACAGTGATCGGCGACGTCCCGCGAAAGACGAGGCTTTTCCGCGCGTCACAGGTGCAGCTACTGCAGGTGCAGCATCGGTCGTGCGGCTGCTTGCCGAGCCGATCCTCCCGCCCGCAGTAGTGCTGGTACTTACAATGCtggaactgctgctgctctgggaAGAAATCGTTGTGCAGGTGCAGAGGGGTTTCCATGTCAGTGCTGCcgtttaaagcagcagcagtcgGGCACCACACGGCACCCGACGAAGGGCGTTATGGTGCTTACGGGAGGACGGAGCCGCCGCTGCACGAACAGACCCATTTCGGCTCCGGTAGAATGTGAGAGGAGCCTCCGATTGGGCAGAGAGGACCAAAACAACTGGCTCGACGTCATGAAAAGGTTGCAACCACGGGACGTGAAGCCCAGCCTCGTTCCATCAGGATcaacaaaaactacacaatCATTGCTTTTTGAATAAATTGATCTCTACCTGTACTTTTACACCTGATAGAGCTGATGTGTCCAATAAAAACACGAATAAAAGTAATAAGTCAAAAACTTACTCCAGGTGTCATTTCACCACCTCTGCACATTGAGGCTCCCTTCTCCCACATGTAAATCAACTTTATCAGCCAACCCTATTCATAAATCCCTGACCGATTCCCAATGTATTGAattcacatgaaacacacagtaCACGGGTGCATCCACTGATTTACAGGGTTGCACCTTTGGCCGTGCACCATGTGACCGCGCATGCATGCAGGCCCCGTCGCATGAACCTATATGACTCCCTGCAGCCGGAGATTGATGTGACCGCTGGTGGCTGCGTTATTAACGGACCACAAGAGTTATATCACCCCGAGGAAATCCAGCCAACTGCCCGGGATTGAGCAGCTGCGGGGGCATAAAGCAAAGCCTGGGACCCAATCATCCACACGTCCCGGCGTTACAGCAGCAACAAATTCAGTCTTGGGGCTGTTAGGGGCCATATCtgggttgtgtttttgtattttgcgGGTAATAGTCAGAGCTGCGCTGGAGTAGTAAAGTTGTGTCCCTCCTTGAAGTGGAGTTCATTGAGAAACGCAGGATCTCAGGATGTCAACAGGatcgtgtgtttttgtttgtggtgaTGGAAGCGGAGCTGTCCCCGGTGCTGAAGGGCAGTCCATCATGAAGTAACTTTCAGCACCGCGGACAGCTCCACTCTCCCATTGATCACCAGCGAGCCTTTAATAAAACAATCCTCCTGCACAGGATCGCAATGCGCACTTACTCCTCATTGGCTGGAGTCAAGGACCACGTGACACATACCCCCACCAACCCTCTCCAGTCGGAAgccctctcttctttttttctgtgtgtgtgtgtggagtctgGTGAATGAATGCCAGCCTCATAAATTCAAGGCACATATCGCCCACAGGATGGACACGGTATCCAATCCGGTCAGAGGGAAAGCGAGGAGACACCAGGGGAGAGCTGTTCATTTTAAGCTGAATGGTGATCGTACTATATTGTATTAGCTGGAAGCATGAGATCCTTCCAGTGCAGATATTGGTAAATcttgatccacacacacacacacacacacacacacacacacacacacacacacacacacacacacacacacacacacacacacacacacacacacacacacacacacacacacacacacacacacacacacacacacacacacacacacacgtctgcatTTCCCCCCTGATTTATCTAAGAGCTTCTCCTTGTCTTGACTGTGCTGGTAATTCACCCAGATGCTCCTTAATCACCACCTTTGTAATCATATGCACACATCATGAATTGGAATGAATGAATcttaatgttttaatgaataaaacagtGACACGATTACAGTATTCCAATTCACAATACACTGATAGACCTAATtctgattattatattatgcaATTATTTCAAAAAGGAGGATTTGTGACGAGCTTCTCTGGTGAGGatacatctttctttttttcagctgCAGACTTTTGATCCAAGCACTATAATTAGTACAAgtgcatgtgtttatatttatcatatacATATTCATTTATACCCTGTGAGTGGACCTGGTTATTGCTCCTCCTAGTGGTGGAAACGATAATGAAGACAACCCAGTGcagctgaaagagaagaggaaaaacattttactgaggTTCTGTGAATGCATAAAAGGCAAACatgatgatttgatttttaattcCCTATTCTACAAACTGATGATTTGCATTTCTCAGGATGATACATTTCAGACAAGTGACATGTATATACAGTAGGACTGGTTTCAATTGAGCTAAAGATAGAAAAATCTAATCTCACTGAAACAAATACCTTTAAAGGTAAATGTAAGaatataaatgtacaatatCTGAATCATTGACATTAGGATatacaaacattaaaatgcaaataaaacattttgttataCGTTTACCGTTTGCTGATTTCTCTTATAGCTCATGTTGATTTATGGATTAGTGCAGTCTTCTGGTCATAAATGGCATCATCTGTACAAATGTGTTTATAGAAGGTTCTAAATATTCAGGTGAAGTGAGGTGTTTATCCTTCAGAAGGTAACATACATCAAAATGTTGATTTTGTGGTTCCTGGATA is part of the Paralichthys olivaceus isolate ysfri-2021 chromosome 18, ASM2471397v2, whole genome shotgun sequence genome and encodes:
- the kcnn2 gene encoding small conductance calcium-activated potassium channel protein 2 isoform X3 is translated as METPLHLHNDFFPEQQQFQHCKYQHYCGREDRLGKQPHDRCCTCSSCTCDARKSLVFRGTSPITVGTLRTPSETSSRQGCQYSVCEFTPSSHGSSSRHHPPPPPPPPPHHQQQQQQCRGRGSLGSGHKDSNSYNEIAMSSCRYNGGVMRPLSNLSSSRRNIHEFDSESQPLQPISAADASDPLSSKPENNSTTLMPYASGDAGGGCGHSGGKSGKKKNQNIGEKLGHRRALFEKRKRLSDYALIFGMFGIVVMVIETELSWGAYGKESLYSLALKCLISLSTIILLGLIIIYHAREIQLFMVDNAADDWRIAMTYERIFFICLEILVCAIHPIPGNYTFTWTARLAYSYVPSKTDADVDIILSIPMFLRLYLIARVMLLHSKLFTDASSRSIGALNKINFNTRFVMKTLMTICPGTVLLVFTISLWIIAAWTVRACERYHDNQDITSNFLGAMWLISITFLTIGYGDMVPNTYCGKGVCLLTGIMGAGCTALVVAVVAKKLELTKAEKHVHNFMMDTQLTKRVKNTAANVLRETWLIYKNTKLVRKMDHARVRKHQRKFLQAIHQLRTSCMT
- the kcnn2 gene encoding small conductance calcium-activated potassium channel protein 2 isoform X4, which produces METPLHLHNDFFPEQQQFQHCKYQHYCGREDRLGKQPHDRCCTCSSCTCDARKSLVFRGTSPITVGTLRTPSETSSRQGCQYSVCEFTPSSHGSSSRHHPPPPPPPPPHHQQQQQQCRGRGSLGSGHKDSNSYNEIAMSSCRYNGGVMRPLSNLSSSRRNIHEFDSESQPLQPISAADASDPLSSKPENNSTTLMPYASGDAGGGCGHSGGKSGKKKNQNIGEKLGHRRALFEKRKRLSDYALIFGMFGIVVMVIETELSWGAYGKESLYSLALKCLISLSTIILLGLIIIYHAREIQLFMVDNAADDWRIAMTYERIFFICLEILVCAIHPIPGNYTFTWTARLAYSYVPSKTDADVDIILSIPMFLRLYLIARVMLLHSKLFTDASSRSIGALNKINFNTRFVMKTLMTICPGTVLLVFTISLWIIAAWTVRACERYHDNQDITSNFLGAMWLISITFLTIGYGDMVPNTYCGKGVCLLTGIMGAGCTALVVAVVAKKLELTKAEKHVHNFMMDTQLTKRVKNTAANVLRETWLIYKNTKLVRKMDHARVRKHQRKFLQAIHQLCIR